The DNA sequence atggatttagaaatggattccatgaaaaagaaccaagtctgggaatatgtagacgcacctgacgactatcatccgataggatgcaagtgggtttacaagaagaaaagaggagctggaggcgaagtcgaaacttttcaagctagacttgtagccaagggttatacccaaagagaaggcgtggactatgaggaaacttttagtcctgttgccatgctcaaatccatccgaattcttctctccatagctgctgctttcgattatgaaatctggcaaatggatgtcaagactgccttccttaatggggtacttgaagaaaccatctatatggagcaaccagaaggctatgttcttccagggtaagaaaagaaagtttgcaaattaaataggtctatttatggacttaagcaagcttctcgctcatggaacaaaaggtttgatgaaatcatcaagacctacggctttcttcagaatgaagatgaaccttatgtttaccaactcaaggaagaccaagtagtagtattcctggtcctttatgttaatgacattttgattattggaaacaatatcaagaaaatgactcaaaTCAAGGAATgactcaacactcaattcgatatgaaagatttgggtgaagcagcctatgttcttggtattcagattatcagaaaccggaagaacaaatctcttgctctctctcaaacaacttacattgacaaagttttagagaaattctccatgaacaacaccaatggggcaaacatgccttctagatatggtattcgtctatctaaggaacagtctccgactgatcctcaagagatagaggacatggtgaaaattccctatgcttctgcagttggaagtctaatgtatgcaatgttatgcactagacctgacatctgctatgcagtgggaatcgtgagcaggtatcagtctaatccaggacaagaacattggaacgcAGTTAAgaatattctgaaatacttaaagagtacaaggaatcttgtgttagtctacaagggtggtgctttaaagcccataggctacactgattcagatttccaggcaagtcttgaagacaggaaatctacatctggaatggtgtttactcttgggggtggagcagtggtttggagaagtgcaaaacaaaccgcgatatcggactcgactatagaagctgaatacatagctgcagccgaagctgctaaataACTTGTctagctaagaaagttcttcaccagcatcggtgtcgtccctggaatggaaaagcctctggtcctactttgtgataataatggagcgatagctaatagtaaggaacctcgaagccacaagagaagcaaacaccttgaaaggaagtatcacattatcagagaatacgtggcaagaggggatgtactagttgagaaagtggacacagaggacaacctagctgatccattcacaaaagtcttggccgtgactgcatttgaaaagcaccgtcagaatttaggattaattgatatgtactgattacttttatattagtgcaagtgggagtttgttgggttttatgccctaaataaaactccatttcaatgtaatctattttattcaacatcaataaagaaacagaagtatttttcattcatttgtgtatgttttggttcactttatcaattgcttgtctatttgatttataaattcatctgaaacccttttcacatacttgatcctgtttattgtgttgtcaacactttagaaagtaaacatgactatgtgaataaagtttcctagatttatcagacacagggttttactgatatgataatctacaacaagagtttacttgcatttggagaaatgctatgttctttccagaacattggttaaagtaaagctcaggttggatgcatagagtatgcatcggaagggaccgatattgaactttgacttagatttattaaacttaccgtaaaatctattcaagtcaatatcgcctagttgatcctagatcaaatgatctttatcctgttatgattaggctcaatctcaggaggctattcgtgttctttgatttgttagttaagcctacttttaggtcagggtgatacgtacattttgggaacacggtagtgcaattgagtgggagcgctaacataaacatggaatctatagcttctatctggcgaatagtaagcaaaggatgatctccttcgagcttgaccaaacaaaaacaaatggtggagtactcatttcacataagctgaaatatcatttatacggggtcaagtgttttaaggataaaatacatagtagggtgtaacggtaatctaatccctttacagtgtagatcattcatatagaggatcattgatcaaattaggattataactatggataactaatgatgtatctacatggtggaacatatagagcattctatatactgagagtgcaattctaagttctatgcatggattcaacgaagaattaataagttagtgaatttaagtaataaattcttgatctactttttggaagctcggttatatagacccatggtccccccactagttgagataatattacttgtaagactcatgtaattggttttgattaatcaattataattctcatattagactatgtctatttgtgaatttttcactaagttagggcgaaattgtaaagaaagagttttaggggcatatttgttaattatgatactttgtatggttcaattaataaatatgataaatgacaatattatttgataattatttatagttattaaatagttagaattcccatttaaatggttgaattagaaaattggcgtttttgagaaaatcagatgcaaaagtgataaaactgcaaaattgcaaaaagtgaggcccaaatccatactgccatggccggtcacttttataggatttatcctctgatattttcattattttaatgccaaataattcaaacctaaccctagtggaatgctataaatagatagtgaaggcttcaggaaaattacacacttttcattcagaaaaacctgagcctctctctctctaccttggccgaccactccctctctctcttcttccttaagatttcgaaacacttagggattagagtagtgcccacacatagcaagtgatacctcaatcatagtgaggaagatggtgaagaatgactttcagcaagaaggaggttcagcactaaagaatcagagaaagagatccaggttcagatcttgataatactctgcgacagaaaggatacaagggttagagatctgaacggaaggagtcatattattctgttgcacccaatgtaaggtttcctaaactttatatgtgtttattttatcgttttataaagttcatatttagggagttaatcaacatacttgtgagtagatctaagatcctagtaaaataatttccaacagacattgctatggactttgtggtaggtatgcctagaaccacgggacagcttgactctgtgtgggtcatagtggacaggtttacaaagtcagtGCACTTCTTACCTATTCgaacgaatttctccattgatcagtatgctgagttatatgtcaaAGAAACtgttcgtcttcatggtgtcccaaagtccattgtgtcggatagagatccgaagtttacatcgagattctgggagagtctgcatcgagctatgggtactcagttaaagttcagcacagcttttcatcctcaaacggatggacaatccgagaggacGATACAGATtctagaagacatgctacgggcatgtgtgcttgactttgaaggatcatgggtaaagtaccttcccttgatcgagttctcttataataatagctatcaggcaacaatcgagATGGCCCCATAtgagcttttatatggaagaaaatgtagatcacctattcattaggatgaagtgggtgaaagaaagtttttgggtcccgaagctgttcagaaaataagtgaggcagttgataagattagagcgTGAATGCTCGCAgctcagagtagacagaagagttatgctgatccaaagcaTCGAGAAATTTATTTCCAGGTCggagacatggtatttctccgaatatctccgatgaaaggcattaaacgctttgggaagaaaggaaagcttagcccgaggttcattggaccttttgaaatctttgaaaggatagggcaagtagcgtacaggttggctatgcccccagcgctggcagctgtacataatgtgttctgagttatgaagcattggaacttcagccggacttgtcatacgaggaacaaccagtacagatacttgatagaagagaaaaagtcttgagaagcaagacagtggaactggtgaaagtactgtggaggaacagtaaattagaagaggcaacctgggaactcgagacggatatgcagcagaaatatccggagttgttcaggtaaattttgggacgaaatttctataaggaggggtaattgtaatagccggaattaagaaatggataagcaaaaccctaactagataattatgaataattcaggaattatattattatatagttcaatatatgtgaaattatatgaattttaatatgttaagaccccgtttgtaagctaggggcattttggtaattatgacccgagaagggtaaaatgatggaattaatttaattacgtgctcaatagaactatattattatatagtgtgcctatgttgtcttttcaggtgtgttttgacaggttggcgcggtatagtcacaatcgggaatttcgggccgaaccgagTTCGGGCCCAAAATTAAAATTGGATTGATTTAATTGgtattttatttgatgagtgataatctgaaattaattgTGAATTATTTATGCATGAAATGGCTAaattacccttgtgagggtgtatgtgTGTATTTAAGCCCTAGGGggaaaaatggtcatttgaccatattTGGTTTACATTGAATTAAATAGATTTTTGAGGGAAATAGATGGATTTTTCTGGTTGTTTCACTCTCTCACCCGAACCCTCTCCCTCTCCCTCTCTTACCCTCTTGTTTTTCAAAGCTTGATTTATGAGGAATTTGGTTTGATTGGAAGCTAATTTTGGGAGAAAATCTTTGTTCTTGCTTTGTTGTGATTTTGAGGTAATTTTCTATGATCTTGACCTTACTTTTAGTTGCTAAATTATAGGTTTGAAAGTATGAAtttgatgataatgatgatagGTTGCATGTTCTTGGTTTTTGTTATGGGATTTTGATGCATGGGATATGTGTTTTTGATCCATCGATATATGCTAGCAGCTCTATTTCATGATTTTGAGATATATGCATGTTTGGGTTGATTTGGGGGTAAGTTTGGCTTATTTTTAAACCCAGTGGTCGTGACCATGATAATGGCagattgttaattttttttaagtttttgtttttgccataacttttgactcaggACTCCGTTATAGACGTTATTTATACcattggaaagctcttttcgagctctatgtgattatctgtgatttggatgccaattttatatttttgtggaagtagatttagggattaaccctatttgtctAAATCCCgatattgtgactaggattaccggcacttggtcgggagcacccggggatttggaatctttACTATTGtaggacaacaggtaagacagtgagtagcacgtagagtatgcgcagtggcgcttatgttgagaatgatatgcatgaatgtttagtaaccgggattagggttattaccctaataggaactgtctaatagcctagggttattaccctagtgatatatgtgtataaatgtcatgccatgttaattgaaatgagatttagggattatgcgctcaaggcataattagGTTGGACTctgtactcataaccgagatgaaccacttctaaggccttaatgtatttagacgtgtgagagcagcacgtgggtctacgtcatgtagatttaaatagatgtgtgagcgcaacacataggtctacgccacgtagacataaatgggcatgttggtataataattaggtCTGTGTCATGCAGACGTATGTGAATGGTAAATCTATCAAATAGTATGAtgacatattattattgttatggtttatactgtcttgctgggcttggctcacgggtgctctactgtgcaggaaagggtaaggcattagctgatcggCCATGAGTTTCTGGAGCAGGTCGAAgcatgtacatgttcatgccatttTAGACCAAGCGAGTTATGGGTCTATCAGTGTTGAACTTCTGAATTCCGTTTTGCGGcataggtcggctagaaagaaaagacctgtaataagtttgtaaatatttttgggatcctaactattttaaaagtttaaatatattacaagtttatttcaTTCTGTTTATcgtaaaagtttaaattatgtgctattttgattagtaatcccagtttaggggattagggtttcattgagagtttttgggtagcgtgcctaacagtttagggcgttacagttcACTTACATGAGAAAAGTAATTGGTATAGATGCAGCTTGGATCAAGACTAAGCATAAAGGTGTGTTATTAGTAGCAACTACACAAGATAGTGAATACCATAGTTACCCCCATTGCATGGGGTTTGgttgacagtgagaataacACTTCATGGACATGGTTCTTAGAGAAGTTGAAGGACTTGATACCTGATAGCTCAGACTTATGTTTTGTTTGTGATAGACATCAAAGTATTGAACATGCAGTTCGTCGTGTTTATGTTATGGCTTCTCATGGGGCATGTTATTGGCATGCAAAGCAAAATATAAAACACCGTTTCAAAAGTGTTGTTGGGACTAAATTGTATAAGAAAGCTGCAATAGTGTACCGTATCAAAGAGTTTAACAAACACTTCGATCAACTTCGCAAAACATATCCACGTGTCGCTAAGTATCTTGAGAATGATGTCAAGTTCAGAAAGTGGTCTAGAGCACATTTTGTTGGTAACCAATATGAAGTCATGACCACTAACATAGTTGAGTCAGTGAACAATATGATGCGAAAGGCCAAAGAGTATCTAATTATTGCTATGATTGATTTTATCATTAGCACGATGGGACAATGGTTTTTTGAACGTCGGCGGGAAGCATGTGTAGTTACGACTCCATTAACACCAAAGAGGGAAGAAATATTACGCAAGAGATGGGATGAAGCCGGTTCATTGATAACTCTCCAGTTAAATGAGAATGAGTACAATTTGATGTGTGGAGAACTCGATGCAAtagtaaatttaaggtcaaagAGTTGCACGTGCAAAGTTTTTGATATTGCGAAACTTCCATGTATCCATGCAACAGCATCAGCAGGAAAGGCACAACCTCAAAATACTGGGGAACTCATATATTCTATGTGTTCACAGTACTACACATCAGAATATTGGTTGTTAGCATATGCTGAAACTATTTATCCTGTACCTCCAAACTCACAATGGACTGACATTCCTGAAGATATTCTTGCAGTACAAGTGATAGCACCTCCTGAAAACAAGACTATAGGAAGACCAAGAACCAATCGCATAGCTTCCAAAGGTGAATTTCTTAAGAAACAATATAATTGTGGAGCATGTGGACAGTCAGGACATAATTCACAAACATGTCCACAAGTGCCATCAGATGGTAGAAGCACAACTCATGtgtgatttattattatttagttctccaaattatatatttaatgtttCTTGTGTTTGATATATGCAAACTTTTATTTATATCTATTTGTAAAATTTATGCTAATTAAAGTACTTATTATGGATCTTGTGCGACTCTGTGCGACCAAGTATATTTCAAAGTATATCCTAATATGTGTTTATGCGACCCTGTGTGACTATGTGCGACCATAGTATATTTAAAACTGTATTCTAATATTGGTCTGTGCGACCCTGTGCGACCATAGTATATTTAAAACTTTATTCTGACATTGGTCTATGCGACCATGTGCGACTATATGCGACCATagtatatttcaaaatatatcctAATATTGGTCTATGAGACCCTGTGCGACCATGTGCGACTATGTGCGGCCATagtatatttcaaaatatatcctAATATTGGTCTATGCGACCTTGTGCGACTATGTATGACCATAGCATATTTCCTAATATTGGTCTATCCGACCTTGTGCGACCATGTGCGACTATGTACGACCATAGTATATTTCCTAATATTGGTCTATGCGACCTTGTGCCACCATGTGCGACTATGTACGACCATAGTATATTTCCTAATATTGGTCTATGCAACCTTGTGCGACCATGTGCGACTATGTACGACCATagtatatttcaaaatatatcttAATGTTGGTCTATGCGACTATGTGCGACCATAgtatatttcaatataatcatttaatacattatatatgacaataaattatttaactaTATTTTCTaagttatttcattaaatatgtatgtgtataatcatttagtataatttataaattataattaaaatatattatataattgtaTAAGTCTATGTGATTATTTAACtacattatatatatgagattcaatatataaaattaattattttataaaatatgtatgtataacCATCTATAGATTATAACTaaagtatattttataattgtGTAGGGATTTCACCATTAAAGTACTTTGTATAAGTCTTGGTGACTATGtagttacatattttaaataactcaATCATTGAATTACATGGTATAAGTtaatttttaactatttaaaGAATTAGAGTACACAATATACAAGtataaatttagggttgttcatGGTCTTTAAGAGCAAAGTTATGTTTTTATCGAAGAACATAAAAGACCATGATGGTTGCATAGTGTAAATTCAAGGTCGTTTATGGTCGTTCAGAGCAAATTCAAGTTCTTTAAAGTTTGTTGAAGAACATAAAAGACCATGACGGTCACATAGTGCAGATTCAAGGTCGTTTATGGTCATTCAGAGCAAATTCAAGTTCTTTAAAGTTTGTTGAAGAACATAAAAGACCATAATGGTCGCATAGTGTAAATTCAAGGTCGTTTATGGTCGTTTAGAGTAAATTCAAGTTAAGTTTGTTGAAGAACATAAAAGACCATGATGGTCGCATAGTATAAATTCAAGGTCGTTTGTGGTCGTTTAGAGTAAATTCAAGTGTATCCACAAAATTACAAAACTTAGAATTATGAACAAGGACATAGTTAATTAAGGATCCGCACTACCCACATATAATTGAACTGCATATGCCTTTCTGAATGTATCTATGTTGTCGTCGTTGAGCAACATTGTAGCTGACTCGTTGCACTTACCAGCAATGTGCATTTCCATTGTCTTAAGCATGAATATACCACAATCTCCGCTATAAAGACAAATTTAACTACGTTAGTATTAATAGTAACAGTTTGGATTTAGAGGCAgacatattaaataaaacttacGTTCTCTTGTTCAGAGGAACAGTATTTGCAGGAGCTACTTTTATACTCATGAGATCACTACACTGATGATGGAGGCTCCCAATATGGTAATTGTTTTTAAGTAAAAAAGGAAAATATGCTGCAAGTGGCTCCACAGATTTTTTTCATTGCCTCTATGGAGATCCAGTGATCTGGAATCGAGTCATAAATCAATATTCTCCAACTATGTCTGTCAACTACCACTAACATCTAGTGTGTATCATCATTCCAAGGCACATAGAAGTAATTAACATCCGACCAAATTCTTCCTCTAATTGGTCTGGTACCTTTGACAAACATCATTAGCTCTTCATTGGTCTTACATACATTATTGTTTTCCTCTCGAGATTATTTGTACAGAGCACGCACACGCTGTCCAAACTCATCTGTCAATATGCATATATCTTTTGGAAAGATATTATGAAACTTATCCATTCTTTTCTTAAATAAATAGGTAATTTCATCTACATGCtgccaaaaaattattttctcatTGTTAGTTATGATGATAATATGATATAATTATTATGATCTATTTGAATGATAAAGCTTACCTCACTATCAATATATAGTTGCTTTGCCAATAATATCTCAAAAAAACTTCTATCATGTGATGTCTGGCCACAACGAATGGTTCTTCTACCGTTTGTATCGCCATTGTACCACCTGAAGAATGCTTGCACATCCTCTTCAATAGGCTGCCTAAAAGGATCAAAAGTAGGTGGTTCTAACTTAGAGTACCGATGTTTCCTCGGCCACGGTGTGAAAGGTGATTTCAAGCTTGCAGCACGTTTTCTTAACCTCAATGGTCGACCATCTCAAACAATTTGCTCTACCTCATCACCAGGCTCTTCATAGTTAACCCCTTCATAAATAATTGATGGCGGT is a window from the Cannabis sativa cultivar Pink pepper isolate KNU-18-1 chromosome 1, ASM2916894v1, whole genome shotgun sequence genome containing:
- the LOC133034372 gene encoding uncharacterized protein LOC133034372, with the translated sequence MKEQAAKDAAMASNPPTCGNVSKGTDSGNPEHKRKAEASGASGGNRKFRGNIGGRQGRGDCPQAKREEPKKNVAQNSGRLFTITQADADASPENNTSWTWFLEKLKDLIPDSSDLCFVCDRHQSIEHAVRRVYVMASHGACYWHAKQNIKHRFKSVVGTKLYKKAAIVYRIKEFNKHFDQLRKTYPRVAKYLENDVKFRKWSRAHFVGNQYEVMTTNIVESVNNMMRKAKEYLIIAMIDFIISTMGQWFFERRREACVVTTPLTPKREEILRKRWDEAGSLITLQLNENEYNLMCGELDAIVNLRSKSCTCKVFDIAKLPCIHATASAGKAQPQNTGELIYSMCSQYYTSEYWLLAYAETIYPVPPNSQWTDIPEDILAVQVIAPPENKTIGRPRTNRIASKGEFLKKQYNCGACGQSGHNSQTCPQVPSDGRSTTHV